A window of the Bos indicus x Bos taurus breed Angus x Brahman F1 hybrid chromosome X, Bos_hybrid_MaternalHap_v2.0, whole genome shotgun sequence genome harbors these coding sequences:
- the BCOR gene encoding BCL-6 corepressor isoform X4 yields the protein MLSATPLYGNVHSWMNSERVRMCGISDDRKIPVNDGDASKARLELREENPLNHNVVDATTAHRIDGLAALSMDRTGLIREGLRVPGNIVYSSLCGLGSEKGREAATTTLGGLGFSSERTPEMQFKPNTPETVEASAVSGKPPNGFSAIYKTPPGIQKSAVPTAETLGLDRPASDKQSPLNINGASYLRLPWVNPYMEGATPAIYPFLDSPNKYSLNMYKALLPQQSYGLAQPLYSPVCTNGERFLYLPPPHYVSPHIPSSLASPMRLSTPSASPAIPPLVHCTDKSLPWKMGVSPGNPVDSHSYPHIQNSKQPRVPSAKAVTSGLPGDTALLLPPSPRPSPRVHLPSQPTADTYSEFHKHYARISTSPSVTLSKPYMTVSSEFPAARLCSSKYPKAPEGAESAQPVPGHTRKTAGQDRKDGSSPPLLEKQTVTKDVTDKPLDLSSKVVDVDTSKADHMKKMAPTVLVHSRAGSGLVLSGSEIPKETLSPPGNGCAIYRSEIISTAPSSWVVPGPSPNEENNGKGLPLKNKALDWALPQQRSSSCPRMGATDTVVTNVSGSVSSAGRPASASPAPNATADGSKTSRGSVDTTPSVIQHVGQPPTTPAKHSGSTGSKGAKASNPEPSFKANENGLPPSSIFLSPNEAFRSPPIPYPRSYLPYPAPEGIALSPLSLHGKGPVYPHPVLLPSGSLFPGHLAPKPGLPYGLPTGRPEFVTYQDALGLGMVHPMLIPHTPIEITKEEKPERRSRSHERARYEDPSLRNRFSEILEASGTKLHPEVTTDKNLKPSPSWNQGKTVVKSDKLVYVDLLREEPDAKTEANTSKPGFTAESVGQSTEPSKPPAEPALQPHRDFVTLRDELGRINDFHDTYAFKQAPGQSVFNLSKENVPAGTNKENLAMPVSTPFLEPTPGSDGPAVTFGKTQEEPKPFCVGGAPPSVDATPTYTKDGADEAESTDGKVLKPKPSKLAKRIANSAGYVGDRFKCVTTELYADSSQLSREQRALQMEGLQEDSILCLPAAYCERAMMRFSELEMKEREGGHPPTKDSEVCKFSPTDWERLKGSQDKKPKSVALEEAIADHNNSERCDYSAGSKHDPFEAPDDKDVSVEKYFLDRQPVSDPSADQVTPDMPNSPTLRADRKRKVSGDSSHTETTVEELPEDPLLKAKRRRVSKGLHPKKQRHLLHLRERWEQQVSAAESKPGRQGRKEVTQAAQPEVAAQGNNISEEKPGRKRAEAKGNRTWSEESLKSSDSEQGLPVFSGSPPMRSFSSTNLTGRKQSQPSCTAGSRLPAKQQKIKESQKTDVLCTDEEEDCQAASLLQRYPDNSEKPSGKRLCKTKHLIPQEPRRSLPLPGDYYVENADGKVTVRRFRKRPEPSSDYDLSPAKQDQKPLDRLQPLLPVSQTSQLPCSSSPPEATQSRPMPPEARRLIVNKNAGETLLQRAARLGYEEVVLYCLENKICDVNHRDNAGYCALHEACARGWLNIVRHLLEYGADVNCSAQDGTRPLHDAVENDHLEIVRLLLSYGADPTLATYSGRTIMKMTHSELMEKFLTDYLNDLQGRDDDDSSPNSSSNSNVSWDFYGSSVCEPDDESGYDVLANPPGPEDEDDDNDTCSDMFEFEFSESPLLPCYNVQVSVAQGPRNWLLLSDVLKKLKMSSRIFRCNFPNVEIVTIAEAEFYRQVSASLLFSCSKDLEAFNPESKELLDLVEFTNELQTLLGSSMEWLHPSDTGPDDHWKSSQTAGGSGHTQSKRDLQK from the exons ATGCTTTCAGCAACCCCCCTGTATGGGAACGTTCACAGCTGGATGAACAGCGAGAGGGTCCGCATGTGTGGAATCAGTGACGACAG GAAAATTCCCGTAAATGATGGTGACGCTTCAAAGGCCAGACTGGAACTAAGGGAAGAAAATCCCTTGAACCACAACGTG GTGGATGCAACCACGGCCCATCGGATCGATGGCCTGGCAGCGCTGAGCATGGACCGCACTGGCCTGATCCGGGAAGGACTGCGTGTTCCCGGAAACATCGTCTATTCTAGCTTGTGTGGACTGGGCTCAGAGAAAGGGCGGGAGGCTGCCACAACCACTCTAGGCGGTCTGGGGTTTTCTTCCGAAAGAACCCCAGAGATGCAGTTCAAACCGAATACACCCGAGACGGTGGAGGCCTCCGCTGTCTCTGGAAAGCCTCCGAATGGCTTCAGTGCTATATACAAAACACCACCAGGAATACAAAAAAGTGCTGTCCCCACGGCAGAAACTCTGGGCTTAGACAGGCCTGCCAGTGACAAACAGAGCCCGCTCAACATCAATGGTGCTAGTTACCTGCGGCTACCCTGGGTCAATCCCTACATGGAGGGGGCCACGCCAGCCATCTACCCTTTCCTTGACTCGCCAAATAAGTATTCCCTGAACATGTACAAGGCCTTGCTACCTCAGCAGTCGTATGGCCTGGCCCAGCCGCTATATTCGCCAGTCTGCACCAACGGGGAGCGATTTCTCTACCTGCCGCCACCTCACTACGTCAGTCCCCACATCCCATCGTCCCTGGCTTCCCCCATGAGGCTCTCGACGCCTTCCGCTTCTCCAGCCATCCCGCCTCTGGTCCACTGCACAGACAAAAGCCTGCCCTGGAAGATGGGTGTTAGTCCTGGGAACCCGGTCGATTCTCACTCATACCCCCACATCCAGAACAGTAAACAGCCTAGGGTGCCCTCCGCCAAGGCGGTCACCAGCGGCCTGCCAGGGGACACGGCTCTCCTGTTGCCCCCCTCGCCTCGGCCTTCACCCCGAGTCCACCTTCCCTCCCAGCCTACTGCGGACACCTACTCTGAATTCCACAAGCACTATGCCCGGATCTccacctcaccctctgtcaccctgtCAAAGCCATACATGACGGTCAGCAGCGAGTTTCCCGCAGCCAGGCTCTGCAGCAGCAAGTATCCAAAGGCTCCAGAAGGAGCCGAAAGCGCCCAGCCAGTTCCTGGGCACACTCGGAAAACAGCGGGTCAGGACAGAAAGGATGGCAGCTCACCTCCTCTGTTGGAGAAGCAGACGGTTACCAAAGACGTCACCGATAAGCCACTAGACTTGTCTTCTAAAGTGGTGGATGTAGACACTTCCAAAGCTGACCACATGAAGAAGATGGCACCCACCGTCCTGGTTCACAGCAGAGCTGGAAGTGGCCTAGTGCTCTCCGGAAGTGAGATTCCGAAAGAAACACTATCTCCTCCAGGAAACGGCTGTGCTATCTATAGATCTGAGATCATTAGCACGGCTCCCTCGTCCTGGGTGGTGCCTGGGCCAAGTCCTAACGAAGAGAACAATGGCAAAGGCCTGCCGCTGAAGAACAAGGCCTTGGACTGGGCCCTCCCGCAGCAGCGCAGTTCTTCGTGTCCCCGCATGGGCGCCACCGACACCGTGGTCACTAATGTGTCCGGCTCAGTGTCCAGTGCCGGCCGCCCAGCCTCTGCATCTCCAGCCCCAAACGCCACTGCTGATGGCAGCAAGACCAGCAGGGGCTCTGTGGACACCACACCGTCTGTCATCCAGCACGTGGGCCAGCCCCCGACCACGCCTGCCAAGCACAGCGGCAGCACCGGCAGCAAGGGCGCCAAAGCCAGCAACCCAGAGCCAAGCTTCAAAGCAAATGAGAACGGGCTCCCACCAAGCTCGATATTTCTCTCTCCAAATGAGGCGTTCAGGTCCCCACCAATTCCCTACCCCAGGAGTTACCTCCCTTACCCAGCACCCGAAGGCATTGCCTTAAGTCCCCTCTCCTTGCATGGCAAAGGCCCTGTCTACCCTCACCCGGTGTTGTTGCCCAGCGGCAGTCTCTTTCCTGGGCACCTCGCCCCAAAGCCTGGACTGCCCTACGGGCTGCCCACAGGCCGGCCGGAGTTCGTGACCTACCAGGACGCGCTGGGGTTGGGCATGGTGCATCCCATGTTGATACCTCACACACCCATTGAGATCACTAAAGAGGAGAAACCAGAGAGGAGGTCCCGGTCCCATGAGAGGGCCCGCTACGAGGACCCAAGCCTCCGAAACAGGTTTTCCGAGATACTCGAAGCTAGTGGCACCAAGTTACATCCAGAAGTCACCACGGACAAGAACCTCAAGCCCAGCCCTAGCTGGAATCAAGGGAAGACCGTTGTTAAGAGTGACAAGCTTGTCTATGTAGACCTCCTCCGGGAAGAGCCCGACGCGAAGACTGAAGCCAACACATCCAAACCCGGCTTCACAGCTGAGAGTGTCGGCCAGAGCACTGAGCCCAGCAAACCCCCAGCTGAGCCGGCCCTGCAGCCCCACCGGGATTTCGTCACCCTCAGAGATGAGCTGGGGCGCATCAATGACTTCCACGACACCTATGCTTTCAAACAGGCTCCAGGCCAGTCAGTTTTCAACTTAAGCAAGGAGAATGTTCCAGCGGGAACCAACAAGGAGAATCTGGCAATGCCGGTCTCCACTCCGTTCCTGGAGCCGACCCCGGGGAGCGATGGCCCTGCGGTCACTTTCGGGAAAACCCAAGAGGAACCCAAACCATTTTGCGTGGGCGGTGCCCCACCGAGCGTGGACGCCACCCCCACCTATACCAAAGATGGAGCCGATGAGGCAGAATCAACTGATGGCAAAGTTCTGAAACCAAAGCCATCTAAGCTGGCAAAGAGAATCGCCAACTCTGCTGGTTACGTGGGTGACCGGTTCAAGTGCGTCACTACCGAACTGTATGCCGATTCCAGTCAGCTCAGCCGGGAGCAGCGGGCATTGCAG ATGGAAGGATTACAAGAGGACAGTATTTTATGTCTACCCGCTGCTTACTGTGAG CGTGCAATGATGCGCTTCTCAGAGTTGGAGATGAAAGAGCGAGAAGGTGGCCACCCCCCAACCAAGGACTCCGAGGTGTGCAAATTCAGCCCCACtgactgggaaaggttgaaaggaaGTCAGGACAAAAAGCCAAAGTCGGtcgccctggaggaggccattGCCGACCACAACAACAGTGAGAGAT GCGATTATAGTGCCGGAAGCAAACACGACCCCTTTGAAGCCCCAGACGACAAAGATGTTTCCGTGGAGAAATACTTCCTGGATCGGCAGCCGGTGAGCGATCCCTCCGCCGACCAGGTCACCCCAGACATGCCGAACAGCCCCACCCTCCGGGCGGACAGAAAGCGCAAGGTCTCAGGGGACAGCAGCCACACTGAGACCACTGTGGAAGAGCTCCCTGAGGACCCGCTGCTGAAAGCCAAGCGAAGACGGGTCTCCAAAG GGCTCCATCCCAAAAAGCAACGCCACTTGCTGCACCTTAGAGAACGGTGGGAGCAGCAGGTGTCGGCAGCAGAGAGCAAACCTGGCCGGCAGGGCAGGAAGGAAGTGACCCAGGCAGCTCAGCCTGAGGTTGCCGCCCAGGGCAATAACATCTCCGAAGAGAAACCTGGCAGGAAAAGGGCAGAAGCCAAAGGCAACAGAACCTGGTCGGAAGAGTCCCTCAAATCCAGTGACAGTGAACAAG GTTTGCCTGTGTTCTCCGGCTCTCCGCCCATGAGGAGCTTTTCATCCACCAATTTAACCGGCAGAAAGCAGAGTCAGCCAAGCTGTACGGCAGGCTCGAGGCTGCCTGCCAAACAgcagaaaattaaagaaagccaGAAGACAGATGTGCTGTGCACGGACGAAGAGGAGGATTGCCAGGCTGCCTCCCTGCTGCAGAGATACCCCGACAACAGCGAGAAACCATCCGGGAAGCGACTGTGCAAAACCAAGCATTTGATCCCGCAGGAGCCCAGGCGGAGCTTGCCGCTGCCAGGGGACTACTACGTGGAGAATGCCGATGGCAAG GTGACCGTCCGGAGATTCCGAAAGCGGCCCGAGCCCAGTTCCGACTATGATCTGTCACCGGCCAAGCAAGACCAGAAGCCGCTGGACCGTTTGCAACCACTGCTACCAGTTTCGCAGACGTCACAGCTGCCCTGCTCAAGCTCTCCGCCGGAGGCCACCCAGTCCCGCCCGATGCCACCAGAAGCGCGGAGGCTTATTGTCAATAAGAATGCAGGCGAGACGCTCCTGCAGCGGGCTGCCCGGCTGGGCTACGAG GAAGTGGTCTTGTACTGCCTGGAGAATAAGATTTGTGATGTGAACCATCGAGACAACGCGGGTTACTGTGCCCTGCATGAAGCTTGTGCAAGGGGATGGCTCAATATTGTACGACATCTCCTTGAATATGGCGCTGATGTCAACTGCAGTGCCCAGGATGGGACCAG GCCTCTCCACGATGCCGTCGAGAACGATCACTTGGAAATTGTCCGCTTGCTCCTCTCCTATGGTGCTGACCCCACCCTGGCGACGTACTCAGGTAGAACCATCATGAAAATGACCCACAGCGAACTTATGGAAAAGTTCTTAACAG atTATTTAAACGACCTGCAGGGTCGCGATGATGATGACAGCAGCCCcaacagcagtagcaacagcaatGTCTCTTGGGATTTCTATGGCAGCTCTGTGTGTG AACCAGATGATGAAAGTGGTTATGACGTTTTAGCAAACCCCCCTGGACCAGAGGATGAGGACGATGATAATGACACCTGCAGCGACATGTTTGAATTCGAGTTCTCAGAAAGCCCCCTCTTGCCGTGTTATAATGTCCAAGTGTCCGTTGCTCAAGG GCCTCGGAACTGGCTATTGCTTTCAGACGTGctcaagaaactgaaaatgtcCTCCCGCATATTTCGCTGCAATTTCCCAAACGTGGAAATTGTCACCATTGCGGAGGCTGAGTTCTACCGGCAAGTGTCAGCTAGCCTCTTATTCTCATGCTCCAAAGACCTAGAAGCCTTTAATCCTGAAAGCAAGGAGCTCTTAGATCTGGTGGAGTTCACGAACGAGCTTCAGACTCTGCTGGGCTCATCCATGGAGTGGCTCCACCCCAGCGACACGGGCCCGGACGACCACTG GAAGTCGTCTCAGACAGCAGGTGGAAGTGGTCACACACAAAGCAAAAGAGACCTGCAGAAATGA
- the BCOR gene encoding BCL-6 corepressor isoform X1: protein MLSATPLYGNVHSWMNSERVRMCGISDDRKIPVNDGDASKARLELREENPLNHNVVDATTAHRIDGLAALSMDRTGLIREGLRVPGNIVYSSLCGLGSEKGREAATTTLGGLGFSSERTPEMQFKPNTPETVEASAVSGKPPNGFSAIYKTPPGIQKSAVPTAETLGLDRPASDKQSPLNINGASYLRLPWVNPYMEGATPAIYPFLDSPNKYSLNMYKALLPQQSYGLAQPLYSPVCTNGERFLYLPPPHYVSPHIPSSLASPMRLSTPSASPAIPPLVHCTDKSLPWKMGVSPGNPVDSHSYPHIQNSKQPRVPSAKAVTSGLPGDTALLLPPSPRPSPRVHLPSQPTADTYSEFHKHYARISTSPSVTLSKPYMTVSSEFPAARLCSSKYPKAPEGAESAQPVPGHTRKTAGQDRKDGSSPPLLEKQTVTKDVTDKPLDLSSKVVDVDTSKADHMKKMAPTVLVHSRAGSGLVLSGSEIPKETLSPPGNGCAIYRSEIISTAPSSWVVPGPSPNEENNGKGLPLKNKALDWALPQQRSSSCPRMGATDTVVTNVSGSVSSAGRPASASPAPNATADGSKTSRGSVDTTPSVIQHVGQPPTTPAKHSGSTGSKGAKASNPEPSFKANENGLPPSSIFLSPNEAFRSPPIPYPRSYLPYPAPEGIALSPLSLHGKGPVYPHPVLLPSGSLFPGHLAPKPGLPYGLPTGRPEFVTYQDALGLGMVHPMLIPHTPIEITKEEKPERRSRSHERARYEDPSLRNRFSEILEASGTKLHPEVTTDKNLKPSPSWNQGKTVVKSDKLVYVDLLREEPDAKTEANTSKPGFTAESVGQSTEPSKPPAEPALQPHRDFVTLRDELGRINDFHDTYAFKQAPGQSVFNLSKENVPAGTNKENLAMPVSTPFLEPTPGSDGPAVTFGKTQEEPKPFCVGGAPPSVDATPTYTKDGADEAESTDGKVLKPKPSKLAKRIANSAGYVGDRFKCVTTELYADSSQLSREQRALQMEGLQEDSILCLPAAYCERAMMRFSELEMKEREGGHPPTKDSEVCKFSPTDWERLKGSQDKKPKSVALEEAIADHNNSERCDYSAGSKHDPFEAPDDKDVSVEKYFLDRQPVSDPSADQVTPDMPNSPTLRADRKRKVSGDSSHTETTVEELPEDPLLKAKRRRVSKDDWPEREMTNSSSNHLEDPHYSELTNLKVCIELTGLHPKKQRHLLHLRERWEQQVSAAESKPGRQGRKEVTQAAQPEVAAQGNNISEEKPGRKRAEAKGNRTWSEESLKSSDSEQGLPVFSGSPPMRSFSSTNLTGRKQSQPSCTAGSRLPAKQQKIKESQKTDVLCTDEEEDCQAASLLQRYPDNSEKPSGKRLCKTKHLIPQEPRRSLPLPGDYYVENADGKVTVRRFRKRPEPSSDYDLSPAKQDQKPLDRLQPLLPVSQTSQLPCSSSPPEATQSRPMPPEARRLIVNKNAGETLLQRAARLGYEEVVLYCLENKICDVNHRDNAGYCALHEACARGWLNIVRHLLEYGADVNCSAQDGTRPLHDAVENDHLEIVRLLLSYGADPTLATYSGRTIMKMTHSELMEKFLTDYLNDLQGRDDDDSSPNSSSNSNVSWDFYGSSVCEPDDESGYDVLANPPGPEDEDDDNDTCSDMFEFEFSESPLLPCYNVQVSVAQGPRNWLLLSDVLKKLKMSSRIFRCNFPNVEIVTIAEAEFYRQVSASLLFSCSKDLEAFNPESKELLDLVEFTNELQTLLGSSMEWLHPSDTGPDDHWKSSQTAGGSGHTQSKRDLQK from the exons ATGCTTTCAGCAACCCCCCTGTATGGGAACGTTCACAGCTGGATGAACAGCGAGAGGGTCCGCATGTGTGGAATCAGTGACGACAG GAAAATTCCCGTAAATGATGGTGACGCTTCAAAGGCCAGACTGGAACTAAGGGAAGAAAATCCCTTGAACCACAACGTG GTGGATGCAACCACGGCCCATCGGATCGATGGCCTGGCAGCGCTGAGCATGGACCGCACTGGCCTGATCCGGGAAGGACTGCGTGTTCCCGGAAACATCGTCTATTCTAGCTTGTGTGGACTGGGCTCAGAGAAAGGGCGGGAGGCTGCCACAACCACTCTAGGCGGTCTGGGGTTTTCTTCCGAAAGAACCCCAGAGATGCAGTTCAAACCGAATACACCCGAGACGGTGGAGGCCTCCGCTGTCTCTGGAAAGCCTCCGAATGGCTTCAGTGCTATATACAAAACACCACCAGGAATACAAAAAAGTGCTGTCCCCACGGCAGAAACTCTGGGCTTAGACAGGCCTGCCAGTGACAAACAGAGCCCGCTCAACATCAATGGTGCTAGTTACCTGCGGCTACCCTGGGTCAATCCCTACATGGAGGGGGCCACGCCAGCCATCTACCCTTTCCTTGACTCGCCAAATAAGTATTCCCTGAACATGTACAAGGCCTTGCTACCTCAGCAGTCGTATGGCCTGGCCCAGCCGCTATATTCGCCAGTCTGCACCAACGGGGAGCGATTTCTCTACCTGCCGCCACCTCACTACGTCAGTCCCCACATCCCATCGTCCCTGGCTTCCCCCATGAGGCTCTCGACGCCTTCCGCTTCTCCAGCCATCCCGCCTCTGGTCCACTGCACAGACAAAAGCCTGCCCTGGAAGATGGGTGTTAGTCCTGGGAACCCGGTCGATTCTCACTCATACCCCCACATCCAGAACAGTAAACAGCCTAGGGTGCCCTCCGCCAAGGCGGTCACCAGCGGCCTGCCAGGGGACACGGCTCTCCTGTTGCCCCCCTCGCCTCGGCCTTCACCCCGAGTCCACCTTCCCTCCCAGCCTACTGCGGACACCTACTCTGAATTCCACAAGCACTATGCCCGGATCTccacctcaccctctgtcaccctgtCAAAGCCATACATGACGGTCAGCAGCGAGTTTCCCGCAGCCAGGCTCTGCAGCAGCAAGTATCCAAAGGCTCCAGAAGGAGCCGAAAGCGCCCAGCCAGTTCCTGGGCACACTCGGAAAACAGCGGGTCAGGACAGAAAGGATGGCAGCTCACCTCCTCTGTTGGAGAAGCAGACGGTTACCAAAGACGTCACCGATAAGCCACTAGACTTGTCTTCTAAAGTGGTGGATGTAGACACTTCCAAAGCTGACCACATGAAGAAGATGGCACCCACCGTCCTGGTTCACAGCAGAGCTGGAAGTGGCCTAGTGCTCTCCGGAAGTGAGATTCCGAAAGAAACACTATCTCCTCCAGGAAACGGCTGTGCTATCTATAGATCTGAGATCATTAGCACGGCTCCCTCGTCCTGGGTGGTGCCTGGGCCAAGTCCTAACGAAGAGAACAATGGCAAAGGCCTGCCGCTGAAGAACAAGGCCTTGGACTGGGCCCTCCCGCAGCAGCGCAGTTCTTCGTGTCCCCGCATGGGCGCCACCGACACCGTGGTCACTAATGTGTCCGGCTCAGTGTCCAGTGCCGGCCGCCCAGCCTCTGCATCTCCAGCCCCAAACGCCACTGCTGATGGCAGCAAGACCAGCAGGGGCTCTGTGGACACCACACCGTCTGTCATCCAGCACGTGGGCCAGCCCCCGACCACGCCTGCCAAGCACAGCGGCAGCACCGGCAGCAAGGGCGCCAAAGCCAGCAACCCAGAGCCAAGCTTCAAAGCAAATGAGAACGGGCTCCCACCAAGCTCGATATTTCTCTCTCCAAATGAGGCGTTCAGGTCCCCACCAATTCCCTACCCCAGGAGTTACCTCCCTTACCCAGCACCCGAAGGCATTGCCTTAAGTCCCCTCTCCTTGCATGGCAAAGGCCCTGTCTACCCTCACCCGGTGTTGTTGCCCAGCGGCAGTCTCTTTCCTGGGCACCTCGCCCCAAAGCCTGGACTGCCCTACGGGCTGCCCACAGGCCGGCCGGAGTTCGTGACCTACCAGGACGCGCTGGGGTTGGGCATGGTGCATCCCATGTTGATACCTCACACACCCATTGAGATCACTAAAGAGGAGAAACCAGAGAGGAGGTCCCGGTCCCATGAGAGGGCCCGCTACGAGGACCCAAGCCTCCGAAACAGGTTTTCCGAGATACTCGAAGCTAGTGGCACCAAGTTACATCCAGAAGTCACCACGGACAAGAACCTCAAGCCCAGCCCTAGCTGGAATCAAGGGAAGACCGTTGTTAAGAGTGACAAGCTTGTCTATGTAGACCTCCTCCGGGAAGAGCCCGACGCGAAGACTGAAGCCAACACATCCAAACCCGGCTTCACAGCTGAGAGTGTCGGCCAGAGCACTGAGCCCAGCAAACCCCCAGCTGAGCCGGCCCTGCAGCCCCACCGGGATTTCGTCACCCTCAGAGATGAGCTGGGGCGCATCAATGACTTCCACGACACCTATGCTTTCAAACAGGCTCCAGGCCAGTCAGTTTTCAACTTAAGCAAGGAGAATGTTCCAGCGGGAACCAACAAGGAGAATCTGGCAATGCCGGTCTCCACTCCGTTCCTGGAGCCGACCCCGGGGAGCGATGGCCCTGCGGTCACTTTCGGGAAAACCCAAGAGGAACCCAAACCATTTTGCGTGGGCGGTGCCCCACCGAGCGTGGACGCCACCCCCACCTATACCAAAGATGGAGCCGATGAGGCAGAATCAACTGATGGCAAAGTTCTGAAACCAAAGCCATCTAAGCTGGCAAAGAGAATCGCCAACTCTGCTGGTTACGTGGGTGACCGGTTCAAGTGCGTCACTACCGAACTGTATGCCGATTCCAGTCAGCTCAGCCGGGAGCAGCGGGCATTGCAG ATGGAAGGATTACAAGAGGACAGTATTTTATGTCTACCCGCTGCTTACTGTGAG CGTGCAATGATGCGCTTCTCAGAGTTGGAGATGAAAGAGCGAGAAGGTGGCCACCCCCCAACCAAGGACTCCGAGGTGTGCAAATTCAGCCCCACtgactgggaaaggttgaaaggaaGTCAGGACAAAAAGCCAAAGTCGGtcgccctggaggaggccattGCCGACCACAACAACAGTGAGAGAT GCGATTATAGTGCCGGAAGCAAACACGACCCCTTTGAAGCCCCAGACGACAAAGATGTTTCCGTGGAGAAATACTTCCTGGATCGGCAGCCGGTGAGCGATCCCTCCGCCGACCAGGTCACCCCAGACATGCCGAACAGCCCCACCCTCCGGGCGGACAGAAAGCGCAAGGTCTCAGGGGACAGCAGCCACACTGAGACCACTGTGGAAGAGCTCCCTGAGGACCCGCTGCTGAAAGCCAAGCGAAGACGGGTCTCCAAAG ATGACTGGCCTGAGAGGGAAATGACAAACAGTTCCTCTAACCACTTAGAAGACCCACATTATAGTGAGCTGACCAACCTGAAGGTGTGCATTGAATTAACAGGGCTCCATCCCAAAAAGCAACGCCACTTGCTGCACCTTAGAGAACGGTGGGAGCAGCAGGTGTCGGCAGCAGAGAGCAAACCTGGCCGGCAGGGCAGGAAGGAAGTGACCCAGGCAGCTCAGCCTGAGGTTGCCGCCCAGGGCAATAACATCTCCGAAGAGAAACCTGGCAGGAAAAGGGCAGAAGCCAAAGGCAACAGAACCTGGTCGGAAGAGTCCCTCAAATCCAGTGACAGTGAACAAG GTTTGCCTGTGTTCTCCGGCTCTCCGCCCATGAGGAGCTTTTCATCCACCAATTTAACCGGCAGAAAGCAGAGTCAGCCAAGCTGTACGGCAGGCTCGAGGCTGCCTGCCAAACAgcagaaaattaaagaaagccaGAAGACAGATGTGCTGTGCACGGACGAAGAGGAGGATTGCCAGGCTGCCTCCCTGCTGCAGAGATACCCCGACAACAGCGAGAAACCATCCGGGAAGCGACTGTGCAAAACCAAGCATTTGATCCCGCAGGAGCCCAGGCGGAGCTTGCCGCTGCCAGGGGACTACTACGTGGAGAATGCCGATGGCAAG GTGACCGTCCGGAGATTCCGAAAGCGGCCCGAGCCCAGTTCCGACTATGATCTGTCACCGGCCAAGCAAGACCAGAAGCCGCTGGACCGTTTGCAACCACTGCTACCAGTTTCGCAGACGTCACAGCTGCCCTGCTCAAGCTCTCCGCCGGAGGCCACCCAGTCCCGCCCGATGCCACCAGAAGCGCGGAGGCTTATTGTCAATAAGAATGCAGGCGAGACGCTCCTGCAGCGGGCTGCCCGGCTGGGCTACGAG GAAGTGGTCTTGTACTGCCTGGAGAATAAGATTTGTGATGTGAACCATCGAGACAACGCGGGTTACTGTGCCCTGCATGAAGCTTGTGCAAGGGGATGGCTCAATATTGTACGACATCTCCTTGAATATGGCGCTGATGTCAACTGCAGTGCCCAGGATGGGACCAG GCCTCTCCACGATGCCGTCGAGAACGATCACTTGGAAATTGTCCGCTTGCTCCTCTCCTATGGTGCTGACCCCACCCTGGCGACGTACTCAGGTAGAACCATCATGAAAATGACCCACAGCGAACTTATGGAAAAGTTCTTAACAG atTATTTAAACGACCTGCAGGGTCGCGATGATGATGACAGCAGCCCcaacagcagtagcaacagcaatGTCTCTTGGGATTTCTATGGCAGCTCTGTGTGTG AACCAGATGATGAAAGTGGTTATGACGTTTTAGCAAACCCCCCTGGACCAGAGGATGAGGACGATGATAATGACACCTGCAGCGACATGTTTGAATTCGAGTTCTCAGAAAGCCCCCTCTTGCCGTGTTATAATGTCCAAGTGTCCGTTGCTCAAGG GCCTCGGAACTGGCTATTGCTTTCAGACGTGctcaagaaactgaaaatgtcCTCCCGCATATTTCGCTGCAATTTCCCAAACGTGGAAATTGTCACCATTGCGGAGGCTGAGTTCTACCGGCAAGTGTCAGCTAGCCTCTTATTCTCATGCTCCAAAGACCTAGAAGCCTTTAATCCTGAAAGCAAGGAGCTCTTAGATCTGGTGGAGTTCACGAACGAGCTTCAGACTCTGCTGGGCTCATCCATGGAGTGGCTCCACCCCAGCGACACGGGCCCGGACGACCACTG GAAGTCGTCTCAGACAGCAGGTGGAAGTGGTCACACACAAAGCAAAAGAGACCTGCAGAAATGA